The sequence below is a genomic window from Rhodococcus sp. 4CII.
CTCACCCGCCACCTCGCCCCGGCACCCGCCACCGCCGCCCCTGGCCGAATCGCACCGCACCGAAGGTGAGTACGCCCACCATGAACTTCGCATCGCTGCCCGACCTGCGCGCCGAGTCCGATCCGCACGGCCCCGCGATCTCCGACGCCTCACAGTCACTCACCAATGCTCAACTGCTCACCCGGGTTCGCGCGGCCGCGCACCACCTCCGGGGCCTCGGAATCGGGCCCGGCGACGTCGTGGCCCTGCGACTGACGAACCGCGCCGAGTTCGTGGTGCTGCTGTTCGCCACCTGGCGACTCGGCGCCACCATCACCCCGGTCAACCCGGCCCTGACCGACGCCGAGGTCGCCCGGCAACTCGGCGACGCCGGCGCACGCCTGCTGGTCACCGAGGCCGACGCGACCCCGATCACCGGCCTCGCCACACTCGCCGTCGGCACACTGCCCGACGGTCCGGTGGAATCCGAGCCCGCACCGACCACGGACCCGTCCGCACTGGCCCTGCTGATCTACACCAGCGGCACCACCGGGGTACCGAAAGGCGTCATGCTCGACCACGCCAACATCGACGCCATGGCAGAGATGGGAGTCCACGCACTGGGGGTGGGACCGGCCGACCGATGCCTGCTGATCCTGCCGCTCTTCCACGTCAACGGCATCGTCGTCAGCGTCCTCACCCCGCTACTCGCCGGCGCCAGCGTCGTCATCGCCGGTCGCTTCGACCCCCGCACCTTCTTCCACCTCGTCGAAACCGAGCGACCCACCTACTTCAGCGCGGTCCCAACCATCTACAACATCCTCGCCGCCCTCCCCGGCGACGTCCGCCCCGACACATCGTCCCTGCGATTCGGGGTCTGCGGCGCCGCCCCCGCCCCGCCCGAGCTGCTGACCCGGTTCGAGGCCCGCTACGGATTCCCCCTCGTCGAGGGATACGGACTCTCCGAAGGAACCTGCGCCACCACCCTCAACCCCGTCACCGGCCCGCGGCGCCCCGGCACCGTGGGCATTGCCTTCCCGGGTCAGGAGATACGGATCGTCGACGAGAACGGCGACGAGATGGACGCCGGTGTGGACGGTGAGGTCGTGGTGCGCGGCCCCAACATCATGCGCGGCTACCTCGGCCGCCCGGACGAGACCGCCCGCACCGTCGTCGACGGCTGGCTGCACACCGGCGACGTCGGCCACCTCGACGCGGACGGCTACCTGACCCTGGTCGGACGATCGAAAGACCTGATCATCCGCGGCGGCGAGAACATCTATCCCAAGGAGATCGAGGACGTCCTCGCCGGCGACCCGGATGTCCTCGAGGCCGCCGTAATCGGCGTCCCCGACGACAAATGGGGCGAGGTCGTCATCGCCTACGTCCAACCCCGACCCGGCAGGGCCGTGGATCCCACCGCGCTCACCGCACGGTGCGCGCACCACCTCAGCCACTACAAACGCCCGACCTCGATCGTCGTGGTCGACGCCATCGCCAAGAACGCCGTCGGCAAGATCGACAAGACCACGCTGCGCGCCACCCACGTCGCGGACCAGGCAGTGCCGTAGCAGCCGAATGTCCTGCAGGCGAACCGCCGCGAATTCAGCGCGTCGAGAACCCGCGCGTTCCGAGTTCGAGGCGATCCGGGCCGCCGGCTTCAGGCACGCCACCGTGCGGCTCCGGGACCAGTCGGCGAGACCGCCATTGTGGTGGCAGACCTTTGGGCTGGAGTGCATCGATATGCCCGGCTACGGGTACACGGACTCGTGACGCAGACAACGCCCCAGCGGCGTAGACGATCCTGGTCAGGAGCAGAGCATGGTGTCCACCGAATGGGTTGATCCCGCTCCGACGCGGCTCGACGATTACAGCATCCTGCCGACCGTTGGCGTCGAGGAGGAGTTCGTCCTGATCGACCCGGTCACCGATGCCCCGTTTCCGGGAAATGCCGTCGTCGCCGCCGAGGGGCGGGCGCTCGAT
It includes:
- a CDS encoding class I adenylate-forming enzyme family protein codes for the protein MNFASLPDLRAESDPHGPAISDASQSLTNAQLLTRVRAAAHHLRGLGIGPGDVVALRLTNRAEFVVLLFATWRLGATITPVNPALTDAEVARQLGDAGARLLVTEADATPITGLATLAVGTLPDGPVESEPAPTTDPSALALLIYTSGTTGVPKGVMLDHANIDAMAEMGVHALGVGPADRCLLILPLFHVNGIVVSVLTPLLAGASVVIAGRFDPRTFFHLVETERPTYFSAVPTIYNILAALPGDVRPDTSSLRFGVCGAAPAPPELLTRFEARYGFPLVEGYGLSEGTCATTLNPVTGPRRPGTVGIAFPGQEIRIVDENGDEMDAGVDGEVVVRGPNIMRGYLGRPDETARTVVDGWLHTGDVGHLDADGYLTLVGRSKDLIIRGGENIYPKEIEDVLAGDPDVLEAAVIGVPDDKWGEVVIAYVQPRPGRAVDPTALTARCAHHLSHYKRPTSIVVVDAIAKNAVGKIDKTTLRATHVADQAVP